One window from the genome of Methanobacterium formicicum encodes:
- a CDS encoding tetrahydromethanopterin S-methyltransferase subunit B — protein sequence MEMLPLVKVVPEMNLTLDPTTGMIGAALGRDVVIVSMDGVNEQLNELEVAVEDLYTALDPTTTSEGSYPGREGTYMMAGTLTNMVYGFILGLVLLLALLL from the coding sequence ATGGAAATGTTACCACTCGTCAAAGTAGTTCCTGAAATGAACCTAACCCTTGACCCAACCACGGGTATGATTGGCGCTGCTTTAGGTAGAGATGTCGTCATTGTATCCATGGATGGAGTAAACGAACAATTAAATGAATTAGAGGTTGCAGTAGAAGACTTATACACAGCCCTAGATCCAACCACCACATCTGAAGGTTCTTACCCTGGAAGGGAAGGAACTTACATGATGGCCGGTACATTAACCAACATGGTTTATGGATTTATATTAGGACTAGTACTACTGCTGGCCCTATTGTTATAG
- the mtrC gene encoding tetrahydromethanopterin S-methyltransferase subunit MtrC — MSVAGGSGGESSVDPKMTAGIGIIGGLVGIYLTPISPVIGPLLAALGAVCAIVWGADAIARVASYGLGTGVPSIGYMSLAVGVIGALAGLAGGIMLGSAYTILAPLLGVVISVILGGVIALIAKKIVGMKIPVLVTGTMELTGAAAISVLGFSAAIAGSYAMAPILKSVVVTGFIGLLFILNTMAIQHPFNACLGPQEDRARTLKLAGSTGFMAMTIVGLLGMGTSKAWWVIAIIGALAWFITFRMFLQASKDDAASVAWSGMWPKEEEH; from the coding sequence ATGTCAGTAGCAGGAGGCAGCGGCGGTGAATCTTCCGTTGACCCAAAAATGACCGCTGGTATTGGAATAATAGGCGGACTTGTAGGTATATACTTAACTCCAATTAGCCCTGTAATCGGCCCACTTCTGGCAGCCTTAGGTGCTGTATGTGCCATTGTATGGGGTGCTGACGCCATAGCCCGAGTAGCCAGCTACGGTTTAGGTACTGGTGTACCTTCCATTGGATACATGTCACTGGCTGTTGGTGTTATTGGTGCCCTGGCAGGTCTTGCCGGTGGTATAATGCTAGGATCTGCATACACCATACTGGCTCCATTACTAGGAGTAGTAATATCTGTTATTCTAGGTGGAGTAATCGCCTTAATAGCTAAGAAGATCGTAGGAATGAAAATACCCGTACTGGTAACCGGTACCATGGAACTTACTGGTGCAGCTGCCATATCCGTTCTCGGATTCTCAGCAGCAATTGCCGGAAGTTACGCAATGGCACCTATCTTAAAATCAGTGGTTGTTACTGGTTTCATTGGATTACTCTTTATCCTGAACACCATGGCTATCCAACACCCATTCAACGCCTGTTTAGGACCACAGGAAGACAGGGCCCGAACCCTTAAACTGGCCGGATCCACTGGTTTCATGGCCATGACCATTGTTGGTCTCTTAGGAATGGGCACTTCTAAAGCATGGTGGGTTATTGCCATCATAGGTGCTTTAGCCTGGTTCATAACCTTCAGGATGTTCTTACAGGCATCCAAAGACGACGCAGCATCTGTGGCCTGGTCCGGTATGTGGCCTAAAGAAGAGGAACACTAG
- the mtrD gene encoding tetrahydromethanopterin S-methyltransferase subunit D, with translation MDPLLMIGAVSVAGVLIGGGVHFLPVGGAPAAIATATGVGTGTAMLAAGSAMTGLITAAAMTGSPLWLILAGGAVGSMLMIGITMLVGNWVYVWGVGTVPASAKVETDPITKYNQEKYVTPGTEGHGIPTVCFISGILGGLLGGIGGGLAYWAIYESLVTLPAYAPLVSGQTSIAAAMVAGVFALGLFFVNSVIASYNIGGTIEGFHDPKFKRLPKGIVACLLASIVTGLIGVLLLKGGVF, from the coding sequence ATGGACCCATTATTAATGATCGGTGCTGTAAGCGTTGCTGGTGTCCTCATTGGTGGAGGTGTACACTTCCTACCTGTGGGTGGTGCTCCAGCCGCTATAGCAACAGCAACAGGTGTGGGAACAGGTACTGCCATGTTAGCCGCAGGTTCAGCTATGACTGGACTAATTACTGCAGCAGCAATGACCGGATCTCCATTATGGTTGATTCTGGCCGGTGGAGCTGTCGGTTCCATGCTTATGATAGGTATCACCATGCTGGTAGGTAACTGGGTATATGTATGGGGTGTCGGAACTGTACCCGCATCAGCAAAGGTGGAAACTGACCCTATAACCAAATACAATCAAGAAAAATATGTGACTCCCGGTACTGAAGGGCACGGAATACCTACCGTATGTTTTATCAGTGGAATACTCGGAGGACTTTTAGGTGGAATCGGTGGTGGACTGGCTTACTGGGCCATTTACGAATCACTGGTAACCTTACCTGCCTACGCTCCACTGGTATCTGGACAAACATCCATAGCAGCAGCAATGGTTGCCGGAGTATTTGCTTTAGGGCTATTCTTTGTCAACTCAGTTATTGCTTCTTACAACATTGGAGGAACCATTGAAGGATTCCACGACCCCAAATTCAAAAGACTTCCTAAAGGAATCGTGGCATGTTTGTTAGCATCCATAGTCACCGGCCTTATAGGAGTATTATTACTTAAAGGAGGTGTATTCTAA
- the mtrE gene encoding tetrahydromethanopterin S-methyltransferase subunit E, with translation MDPTSMIAGLGVVALMGAAATIAGAAEDLESDVGSQSNPNSQVQLAPQMGNLHRMINKAVSGEPVAFGTWAGIAGSVAFVLMGSLQLPVIMSIAGGAAIAALVHTVFATTSHLGRIVSQSQFNQPLFLDVVTSHLGPIAGHGFIVSFCIVGLSYLMTLSLPGFAHPFALPFLAVLWGITIGAIGSSTGDVHYGAEREYQQYPFGGGIPVAIHGDITRNAELGARNSIDVVYFCAKFGGPVTGFAFGLIVFLSFWTTIVFGAAGGVIAGIVIVLLLIYINNRIEVFARNKYGPYKE, from the coding sequence ATGGACCCTACGAGTATGATCGCAGGATTAGGTGTTGTTGCTCTTATGGGTGCTGCCGCAACCATAGCTGGTGCCGCAGAGGACTTAGAGTCCGATGTTGGATCACAGAGTAACCCCAACTCTCAGGTACAGCTGGCACCCCAGATGGGCAACCTTCACAGAATGATAAACAAGGCTGTTTCAGGTGAACCTGTCGCCTTTGGTACATGGGCAGGTATTGCCGGTTCTGTAGCTTTTGTTCTTATGGGATCACTGCAATTACCAGTTATAATGTCTATAGCTGGAGGAGCAGCAATAGCAGCTTTGGTTCACACAGTATTCGCTACAACATCTCATTTAGGAAGAATAGTAAGTCAATCACAATTTAATCAACCATTATTCTTGGATGTTGTTACCAGTCACCTGGGACCAATAGCTGGTCACGGATTTATCGTATCTTTCTGTATAGTAGGATTATCTTACTTGATGACTTTAAGCTTACCCGGATTTGCCCACCCATTTGCACTGCCCTTCCTGGCAGTACTGTGGGGAATAACAATCGGTGCCATAGGTTCATCCACTGGAGATGTTCACTATGGTGCTGAAAGAGAATACCAACAGTACCCATTTGGTGGAGGTATTCCTGTAGCAATTCACGGTGATATAACCAGAAATGCAGAATTAGGTGCTCGAAACTCTATCGATGTAGTTTACTTCTGTGCCAAGTTTGGTGGACCTGTAACCGGATTTGCATTTGGACTCATAGTATTCCTGAGCTTCTGGACTACAATTGTCTTTGGAGCTGCTGGAGGAGTCATTGCCGGTATAGTGATAGTCTTACTCTTAATATACATCAACAACCGAATCGAAGTATTTGCCAGAAACAAATACGGACCATATAAAGAATAA
- the mcrA gene encoding coenzyme-B sulfoethylthiotransferase subunit alpha, giving the protein MAEKMFINALKKAFEEDPSDKTTTFYKFGGWRQSERKREFVEAGKEVAAKRGIPQYDPDVGTPLGQRVLMPYQVSTTDTFVEGDDLHFVNNAAMQQFWDDIRRTVIVGLNTAHSVIEKRLGKEVTPETITHYLETVNHAMPGAAVVQEHMVETHPLLTADSYVKVFTGNDEIADEIDQRYVLNINEEFPEHQADVLKAEVGDGMWTIVRIPTIVSRTCDGGTTSRWSAMQVGMSMISAYKQAAGEAATGDFAYAAKHAEVIHMGTYLPVRRARGENEPGGIAFGYLADICQSSRVNWEDPVRVTLDVVASGAMLYDQIWLGSYMSGGVGFTQYATAAYTDNILDDFTYFGKEYVEDKYGITEAPNNMDTVLDVASEVTFYALEQFEDYPALLETIFGGSQRASIVAAAAGCSTAFATGNAQTGLSGWYLSMYLHKEQHSRLGFYGYDLQDQCGASNVFSIRGDEGLPTELRGANYPNYAMNVGHQGEYAGIAQAAHAARGDAFVLNPLVKIAFADPNLTFDFTQVRAEFAKGALREFEPAGERALISPAK; this is encoded by the coding sequence ATGGCTGAAAAAATGTTTATTAACGCTTTGAAGAAAGCCTTCGAAGAAGACCCAAGTGATAAAACCACCACTTTCTACAAATTTGGCGGATGGAGACAATCCGAAAGGAAAAGGGAATTCGTGGAAGCTGGTAAAGAAGTAGCAGCTAAACGTGGAATTCCTCAATATGACCCTGATGTGGGTACTCCTCTAGGACAGAGGGTTTTAATGCCCTACCAGGTTTCTACTACGGACACTTTCGTTGAAGGTGACGACCTACACTTCGTAAACAATGCCGCCATGCAGCAGTTCTGGGATGATATCCGAAGAACTGTTATCGTGGGATTAAACACAGCACACTCTGTTATAGAAAAAAGGTTAGGTAAAGAAGTAACCCCTGAAACCATAACCCATTATCTGGAAACTGTAAACCACGCTATGCCTGGTGCCGCAGTTGTCCAAGAACACATGGTGGAAACCCACCCATTACTGACTGCTGACAGTTACGTTAAAGTGTTTACTGGAAATGATGAAATCGCTGATGAAATCGACCAGAGATACGTCCTTAACATCAACGAAGAGTTCCCAGAACACCAGGCTGATGTCCTGAAAGCAGAAGTAGGGGATGGAATGTGGACCATTGTACGAATACCAACTATTGTATCCCGAACCTGTGACGGTGGTACCACCTCACGATGGTCGGCTATGCAAGTGGGTATGTCAATGATTTCTGCCTACAAACAGGCAGCAGGTGAAGCCGCTACTGGTGACTTTGCATACGCTGCTAAACACGCAGAAGTTATCCACATGGGTACTTACTTACCTGTAAGGAGAGCTCGAGGTGAAAACGAACCTGGAGGAATCGCCTTTGGTTACCTAGCAGACATCTGTCAGTCCTCACGTGTTAATTGGGAAGACCCTGTACGGGTAACCCTGGACGTGGTGGCTTCAGGAGCTATGCTATACGACCAGATCTGGCTAGGTTCCTACATGTCAGGTGGTGTCGGATTCACTCAGTACGCTACTGCAGCTTACACTGACAATATCCTTGACGACTTCACCTACTTCGGTAAAGAGTACGTAGAAGACAAATACGGAATCACTGAAGCACCAAACAACATGGACACTGTCCTGGATGTTGCATCAGAAGTAACTTTCTACGCACTCGAACAGTTCGAAGACTACCCCGCACTCCTCGAAACCATATTCGGTGGATCACAGAGGGCATCCATTGTTGCAGCAGCAGCTGGATGTTCAACTGCATTCGCTACTGGAAATGCTCAGACCGGTCTAAGTGGATGGTACTTATCCATGTACTTACACAAAGAACAGCACTCCAGACTTGGTTTCTATGGTTACGACCTGCAGGATCAGTGTGGTGCATCCAACGTATTCTCCATCCGTGGAGATGAAGGATTACCAACTGAACTGAGAGGAGCTAACTACCCCAACTACGCCATGAACGTGGGTCACCAGGGTGAATACGCTGGTATTGCACAGGCTGCTCACGCGGCCCGTGGAGACGCATTCGTCCTGAACCCACTGGTGAAAATCGCCTTTGCCGATCCTAACCTGACCTTTGACTTCACTCAGGTCAGAGCAGAATTCGCTAAAGGTGCACTAAGAGAATTCGAACCAGCCGGAGAAAGAGCTCTCATTTCCCCAGCCAAATAA
- the mcrG gene encoding coenzyme-B sulfoethylthiotransferase subunit gamma, translating to MAQYYPGTSKVAENRRRFCDPNVELEKLREISDEDIVKILGHRAPGEEYPSVHPPLEEMDEPDDAIREMVEPLDGAKAGDRVRYIQFADSMYFAPAHPFLRSRAYLCRYRGADAGTLSGRQIIETRERDLEKVSKELLETEFFDPARTGFRGKTVHGHSLRLDEDGMMFDMLRRQVFNKSTGKVEGVKNQIGDELDEPVILGEPLDEATLKEKTTIYRKDGEAYRDDADAVEILHRIHVSRSKGGFCPE from the coding sequence ATGGCACAATACTACCCAGGAACCAGTAAGGTTGCAGAAAACCGAAGAAGATTCTGCGATCCAAATGTAGAACTAGAAAAATTGAGGGAGATCTCCGACGAAGATATAGTTAAAATTTTAGGTCACAGAGCTCCTGGTGAAGAGTACCCCAGCGTACACCCACCTCTAGAAGAGATGGATGAACCAGATGACGCCATCCGTGAAATGGTTGAACCATTGGATGGTGCCAAAGCAGGTGACCGAGTGAGATACATACAGTTTGCAGACTCCATGTACTTTGCTCCAGCCCACCCCTTCTTAAGGTCAAGGGCTTACTTATGCAGATACAGAGGAGCTGACGCTGGTACCCTATCAGGAAGGCAAATTATTGAAACCCGTGAAAGAGACCTGGAAAAAGTTTCCAAGGAACTCTTAGAAACTGAATTCTTCGACCCAGCCCGAACAGGTTTCAGAGGAAAAACTGTACACGGACACTCCCTAAGACTTGATGAAGACGGTATGATGTTCGACATGCTCAGAAGACAAGTCTTCAACAAATCCACTGGAAAAGTTGAAGGAGTTAAAAACCAGATTGGTGACGAACTCGACGAACCAGTGATATTAGGAGAACCATTAGACGAAGCCACTCTCAAAGAAAAAACCACCATCTACCGTAAAGATGGTGAAGCTTACCGAGATGACGCTGATGCAGTGGAAATACTGCACAGGATACACGTGAGCCGATCTAAAGGTGGATTCTGTCCAGAATAA
- the mcrC gene encoding methyl-coenzyme M reductase I operon protein C yields MIGKCTHVVDCRETMGMGEGGGIAQRGTFAECGNEVLAVAMSPGRRHITKPVCEITFALREANILTSTLVLNAGAGVPQDAPTAGSGSLFGLTPKEKEQIGRFKLVVVHLGGVRHHIVYKARLILRHVNRPCIIICEYPVDFEDFAKIGVKTRAVMPEEPKTKGEIVDIISGVIRGETCPQEKLDEIIRKVRLALGGA; encoded by the coding sequence ATGATAGGCAAATGCACCCACGTAGTTGATTGTCGAGAAACAATGGGAATGGGCGAAGGAGGCGGAATAGCCCAGCGAGGGACATTTGCAGAATGTGGAAATGAAGTTCTGGCCGTAGCAATGTCTCCAGGAAGGAGACACATTACTAAACCAGTATGCGAAATAACCTTTGCCCTGCGGGAAGCAAACATCCTGACCAGTACGCTGGTTTTAAATGCAGGTGCAGGAGTGCCTCAGGATGCACCCACTGCCGGTTCAGGCAGCCTTTTTGGTCTGACTCCTAAGGAGAAAGAACAAATTGGAAGGTTTAAACTTGTGGTAGTGCACCTGGGAGGGGTTAGACATCACATCGTATACAAGGCTCGCCTGATTTTACGTCATGTAAATCGGCCCTGTATTATTATATGTGAATACCCTGTGGACTTTGAGGATTTCGCCAAAATCGGTGTTAAAACCAGAGCAGTTATGCCCGAAGAACCTAAAACCAAAGGTGAAATCGTGGATATAATCAGCGGAGTTATAAGAGGAGAAACCTGTCCCCAAGAAAAATTGGATGAAATTATTAGAAAGGTGAGATTAGCATTAGGAGGTGCATGA
- the mcrD gene encoding methyl-coenzyme M reductase operon protein D, translating into MDIEIFPHRLLSADTTEKLLNNLEEIEGVKRMVIQGQRLPQTEDNPDRRVITILGEEVDLQVKTGRVLMEIEDEAVIEQVKIICEDHLPFGYNIHVGTFIRKQKTVTDDMKYGEAADEIPEEMFGLTDQNAQLSERATIIKKKD; encoded by the coding sequence ATGGACATCGAAATATTTCCACACCGACTTTTAAGCGCGGATACCACTGAAAAGTTGTTGAACAACTTGGAAGAAATTGAAGGCGTAAAAAGAATGGTAATACAGGGGCAAAGACTTCCTCAAACCGAAGACAACCCTGACCGACGAGTCATCACCATTTTAGGTGAAGAAGTTGACTTACAGGTCAAAACAGGGCGTGTTTTAATGGAAATTGAGGATGAAGCAGTCATTGAACAAGTGAAAATAATTTGTGAAGATCACCTGCCTTTTGGGTACAACATACACGTTGGAACCTTCATACGAAAGCAGAAGACAGTCACCGACGACATGAAATACGGAGAAGCAGCGGATGAAATACCCGAAGAAATGTTCGGGTTAACTGATCAAAATGCACAGCTCAGTGAAAGAGCCACTATTATCAAAAAGAAGGATTAA
- the mcrB gene encoding coenzyme-B sulfoethylthiotransferase subunit beta: MAKFEDKVDLYDDRGNLVEAEVPIEALSPLRNPAIKSIVQGIKRTVAVNLEGTENALKAAKVGGPACKILGRELDLDIVGNAEAIAAKAKEMIQVEEGDTTNVELLGGGKRALVQIPHTRFEAAAEYSAAPLVTANAFIQAIIDVCDVNMYDANMIKAAILGRYPQSVEYLGGNIATMLDLPQKLEGPGYALRNIMVNHVVATTLKNTMQSAALSSLLEQSAMFEMGDAVGAFERMHLLGLAYQGMNADNMVYDLVKENGATGTVGSVIESMIERSKADGVIGVEKDLNGFSVYGTDDVAKWNAYAAAGLIAATMVNQGAARAAQGVSSTILYYNDILEFETGLPSVDFGRAEGVAVGFSFFSHSIYGGGGPGIFNGNHIVTRHSKGFAIPCVAAAMALDAGTQMFSPEATSGLIKEVFSQVDAFREPLKYVNEAAAEIKNQV; the protein is encoded by the coding sequence ATGGCAAAGTTTGAAGATAAGGTCGACTTGTACGACGACAGAGGTAATCTTGTCGAAGCAGAAGTCCCTATAGAAGCCCTGAGTCCATTAAGAAACCCTGCAATTAAATCAATTGTACAGGGGATCAAAAGGACTGTAGCAGTTAACCTCGAAGGTACAGAAAATGCTTTGAAAGCCGCAAAAGTTGGTGGACCAGCATGTAAAATACTGGGCCGAGAACTGGATCTAGACATAGTGGGGAATGCTGAAGCTATTGCAGCTAAAGCAAAAGAAATGATCCAGGTCGAGGAAGGTGACACCACCAATGTTGAACTGTTAGGTGGAGGAAAAAGGGCATTAGTCCAAATTCCACACACTCGCTTCGAAGCAGCAGCTGAATATTCAGCCGCACCTTTAGTAACTGCAAATGCATTTATTCAGGCCATAATCGATGTATGTGACGTCAACATGTACGATGCTAACATGATTAAAGCAGCCATCCTAGGAAGATACCCACAATCTGTGGAATACCTGGGTGGAAACATTGCAACCATGTTAGACCTACCACAAAAACTGGAAGGCCCAGGTTACGCCCTGCGTAACATTATGGTTAACCACGTGGTGGCCACTACCCTGAAAAACACCATGCAATCAGCAGCTCTATCCAGTCTACTGGAACAATCAGCTATGTTTGAAATGGGTGACGCAGTAGGGGCATTTGAAAGGATGCACCTATTAGGACTGGCTTACCAGGGAATGAACGCCGATAACATGGTGTACGATCTGGTTAAGGAAAACGGTGCCACCGGTACTGTTGGATCAGTCATTGAATCCATGATTGAAAGATCAAAAGCTGACGGTGTTATCGGAGTAGAAAAAGACCTGAATGGATTCAGTGTCTATGGAACCGATGATGTGGCTAAATGGAATGCATACGCAGCTGCAGGACTCATAGCAGCTACCATGGTCAACCAAGGTGCTGCACGTGCTGCTCAAGGTGTGTCCTCAACTATTCTGTACTACAACGATATTTTAGAATTTGAAACTGGGCTCCCAAGCGTAGACTTCGGTCGAGCTGAAGGTGTAGCTGTAGGATTCTCCTTCTTCAGCCACTCTATATACGGTGGTGGAGGTCCTGGTATATTTAACGGAAACCACATTGTGACTCGACACAGTAAAGGTTTCGCTATACCCTGTGTGGCAGCAGCCATGGCTTTAGATGCCGGTACCCAGATGTTCTCACCTGAAGCAACCTCCGGACTTATCAAAGAAGTGTTCAGTCAAGTGGACGCATTCCGAGAACCACTGAAATACGTGAACGAAGCAGCAGCGGAGATTAAAAACCAAGTCTAA
- the mmp10 gene encoding methyl coenzyme M reductase-arginine methyltransferase Mmp10 (Mmp10 (methanogenesis marker protein 10) is a cobalamin-requiring radical SAM methyltransferase that creates the methylarginine modification to methyl coenzyme M reductase.) produces MQIIADVGGIPGKDCRGFCKYCYFRKVKGANPLGCRSCLPGSFGCEQCTTGVRETKNEFVPPFMVVNSVRTSLMMGNFRDDDLIINISGGGDVSCYPHLLEVTSAFSQWDLPMHLGYTSGKGIDDPQMASTLLSHGVKEVTFTVFSTNPDLRKTWMGDKNPQASLDALKRFSESCDVHAAAVIVPGVNDGEALRETCADLEKWGAKAFILMRFANYRNQGLILGNEPIIEGVEPHNLQEFDELVRSINQEFNMRVTGTPVCDPENDSPFALTQKKNLHYLEILSEVTSEATILTSKIAKPHIERVFEVIGASDKVNVVAADQDIACLITQRDLEDLDLGDLKETVMIPGRAFVHDKKAAEVLSRDGTERLVARGPDKLSVDGEMSGTLSPNDVLKTELIAFEDLIEAINFFGVRVK; encoded by the coding sequence ATGCAAATAATCGCAGATGTAGGTGGAATCCCTGGTAAAGACTGCAGAGGCTTCTGCAAATACTGTTATTTTAGAAAGGTTAAGGGAGCAAATCCCTTGGGATGCCGATCATGTCTTCCAGGCAGTTTTGGCTGTGAACAGTGCACTACTGGAGTGCGAGAGACAAAAAATGAATTTGTACCGCCCTTCATGGTTGTTAACTCGGTTAGAACCTCGCTCATGATGGGAAATTTCCGTGACGATGACCTTATAATAAACATCAGTGGAGGGGGAGATGTGAGTTGTTATCCCCACCTTCTGGAGGTCACATCTGCATTTTCCCAATGGGACCTCCCCATGCACTTGGGTTACACCAGTGGTAAAGGTATTGACGACCCTCAAATGGCCTCAACCCTCCTGTCCCATGGAGTAAAAGAAGTAACCTTCACTGTTTTTTCAACTAACCCCGACCTCAGGAAAACTTGGATGGGTGATAAAAATCCACAGGCATCTCTTGATGCTCTGAAAAGATTTTCCGAAAGTTGTGATGTGCACGCCGCAGCAGTGATCGTTCCTGGTGTTAACGATGGAGAAGCACTCCGCGAAACCTGTGCTGACCTGGAAAAATGGGGTGCTAAAGCTTTCATTCTCATGCGATTTGCCAACTACCGTAACCAGGGCCTTATACTGGGAAATGAACCCATAATTGAAGGGGTGGAGCCACACAACCTGCAGGAGTTTGATGAACTGGTGCGTAGCATCAACCAGGAATTCAATATGAGGGTGACTGGTACCCCGGTATGTGACCCTGAAAACGATTCTCCCTTTGCCCTGACCCAGAAGAAGAACCTACATTACTTGGAAATATTATCAGAGGTAACATCCGAAGCAACCATTTTAACCAGTAAAATTGCCAAACCACATATAGAACGCGTTTTTGAGGTTATTGGGGCTTCAGATAAGGTTAACGTGGTGGCGGCAGACCAGGATATTGCTTGTCTCATTACCCAGAGGGATCTGGAGGATCTGGATCTTGGTGATCTCAAAGAAACAGTCATGATCCCGGGAAGAGCCTTTGTACACGATAAAAAGGCCGCTGAAGTCCTGAGCAGGGATGGTACCGAACGCCTTGTTGCCCGAGGACCAGATAAACTCAGCGTTGACGGGGAGATGAGTGGTACTCTAAGTCCAAACGATGTTCTTAAAACAGAGTTGATAGCATTTGAAGATTTGATTGAGGCTATAAACTTTTTTGGGGTGCGTGTGAAATAA
- a CDS encoding methyl-coenzyme M reductase glutamine C-methyltransferase produces the protein MKITVITPEFYSYGALLITGILKEQGCSVKLQKGFGKVVDADIVFISLQSTIHLMKYQQEISSINAFKIVGGPVTLTPELILECLPVDLVVVGEGENTVYNILKFLETHPSYQISDFKDIPGVAFKVNDQIVTTAPDESPHKRPLPFIPDDIAHENIRGANIYLETHRGCPGNCGFCGVPSLFGRNVRSRPIDEILNEVKYMLSKGAQRIAISGGTGSLYGSKKFKTVDEESFVELLHEISKLTGPKNLIIPDVRVDLVSDEILEAIKQYSRGWVFFGIESGSDRVLRHMKKGITVDQVYEAVEMARNHGVKIGGSFIVAYPGEEEEDYQDTVDLADELMLNDYFVSIAEPIPGTPLGEEVSQLSLEDNLLFQDSLKYKRYGFSIAEERALDLMVDSYIFRTFPTAMSQKLMKDLQKEVKSQGEHIKSVIHLLKNQYKS, from the coding sequence TTGAAGATAACCGTTATAACCCCTGAATTTTACAGTTACGGGGCTTTATTAATAACCGGAATACTTAAAGAACAGGGTTGCTCTGTTAAACTGCAGAAAGGTTTTGGGAAAGTTGTTGATGCCGATATTGTTTTCATCAGTCTCCAATCCACCATACACCTGATGAAATATCAACAGGAAATTTCCTCCATAAATGCCTTTAAAATAGTGGGAGGCCCGGTAACACTCACCCCCGAACTGATCCTGGAATGCCTACCTGTGGATCTGGTGGTAGTTGGTGAGGGTGAAAATACAGTATATAATATATTGAAGTTCCTGGAAACCCATCCCTCCTACCAAATTTCAGATTTTAAAGACATCCCCGGTGTTGCCTTTAAAGTGAATGATCAGATTGTTACCACTGCCCCAGACGAATCCCCTCATAAAAGGCCATTACCTTTTATTCCCGATGACATAGCCCATGAAAACATTAGAGGAGCTAATATTTATCTGGAAACTCATAGGGGATGTCCAGGAAATTGTGGTTTCTGTGGAGTCCCCTCTTTATTCGGTAGAAATGTGAGAAGCCGCCCAATTGACGAGATATTAAATGAAGTTAAGTACATGCTGAGTAAAGGTGCCCAAAGAATAGCCATAAGCGGGGGTACTGGCTCACTTTACGGTAGTAAAAAATTCAAAACTGTGGATGAAGAATCCTTTGTTGAACTACTACATGAAATATCTAAACTTACTGGCCCTAAAAACCTCATTATCCCCGATGTACGTGTGGATTTGGTAAGTGACGAAATCTTAGAAGCCATAAAACAGTACAGCAGAGGATGGGTTTTCTTTGGTATTGAATCCGGTAGTGATCGTGTCCTTCGTCATATGAAAAAGGGAATAACTGTAGATCAGGTTTATGAAGCCGTAGAAATGGCCCGTAACCATGGAGTCAAGATCGGAGGGTCCTTTATAGTGGCCTATCCCGGGGAGGAAGAAGAAGATTATCAGGACACCGTGGATCTGGCGGATGAACTGATGCTGAATGATTACTTCGTGAGCATTGCAGAACCAATCCCGGGAACTCCTCTGGGAGAGGAAGTATCCCAGCTATCTCTGGAAGATAACCTTCTATTCCAGGACAGCTTGAAATACAAAAGGTATGGTTTCAGCATAGCTGAAGAACGTGCCCTGGATTTGATGGTAGACTCCTATATATTCAGAACTTTTCCCACTGCCATGTCACAAAAACTCATGAAAGACCTTCAAAAGGAAGTTAAATCCCAGGGAGAACACATTAAAAGTGTTATCCATCTACTTAAAAACCAATACAAATCTTAA